One Ranitomeya imitator isolate aRanImi1 chromosome 1, aRanImi1.pri, whole genome shotgun sequence DNA window includes the following coding sequences:
- the GPX4 gene encoding phospholipid hydroperoxide glutathione peroxidase GPX4 isoform X3 → MWEHRVKSESFLQACLIALWLIDVPKCAHVDDWKKAKSIYEFSATDIDGSAVSLEKYRGFVCIIVNVASKUGKTPVNYTQLVNLHAKYAESGLRILGFPCNQFGKQEPGDEAQIKDFAASYQVKFDMFSKIDVNGDGAHPLWKWMKAQPKGRGTLGDAIKWNFTKFLINKEGQVVKRYSPMDDPVVIEKDLPDYI, encoded by the exons ATGTGGGAGCACAGGGTGAAGTCCGAG AGTTTCCTACAAGCCTGTCTAATAGCTCTGTGGCTCATTGATGTACCGAAG TGTGCGCATGTGGATGACTGGAAGAAGGCCAAAAGCATCTATGAGTTCTCTGCTACGGACATTGATGGCAGTGCAGTGTCCCTGGAGAAATACAG AGGCTTTGTCTGCATCATTGTAAATGTAGCATCCAAATGAGGAAAAACTCCAGTAAACTACACTCAGCTTGTTAACCTTCACGCCAAATATGCTGAGAGTGGTTTACGCATCCTTGGGTTTCCTTGCAACCAGTTTGGGAAACAg GAACCTGGGGATGAAgctcaaataaaggactttgctgCTTCCTACCAGGTGAAATTTGACATGTTCAGTAAGATCGATGTCAACGGTGATGGTGCCCACCCTTTGTGGAAATGGATGAAGGCTCAACCCAAAGGGAGGGGTACTCTTGGGGA TGCAATTAAGTGGAATTTTACCAAG TTCCTCATTAACAAAGAGGGTCAAGTGGTTAAGAGATACAGCCCCATGGATGATCCAGTT GTGATCGAAAAGGATCTTCCAGATTATATTTAA
- the GPX4 gene encoding phospholipid hydroperoxide glutathione peroxidase GPX4 isoform X2: MFKTLCGGAGRSVLLGAVSGVFGRRAMCAHVDDWKKAKSIYEFSATDIDGSAVSLEKYRGFVCIIVNVASKUGKTPVNYTQLVNLHAKYAESGLRILGFPCNQFGKQEPGDEAQIKDFAASYQVKFDMFSKIDVNGDGAHPLWKWMKAQPKGRGTLGDAIKWNFTKFLINKEGQVVKRYSPMDDPVVIEKDLPDYI; encoded by the exons ATGTTCAAAACGCTGTGTGGTGGCGCTGGTCGGTCAGTCCTGCTCGGCGCTGTGAGCGGAGTGTTCGGCAGGAGAGCCATG TGTGCGCATGTGGATGACTGGAAGAAGGCCAAAAGCATCTATGAGTTCTCTGCTACGGACATTGATGGCAGTGCAGTGTCCCTGGAGAAATACAG AGGCTTTGTCTGCATCATTGTAAATGTAGCATCCAAATGAGGAAAAACTCCAGTAAACTACACTCAGCTTGTTAACCTTCACGCCAAATATGCTGAGAGTGGTTTACGCATCCTTGGGTTTCCTTGCAACCAGTTTGGGAAACAg GAACCTGGGGATGAAgctcaaataaaggactttgctgCTTCCTACCAGGTGAAATTTGACATGTTCAGTAAGATCGATGTCAACGGTGATGGTGCCCACCCTTTGTGGAAATGGATGAAGGCTCAACCCAAAGGGAGGGGTACTCTTGGGGA TGCAATTAAGTGGAATTTTACCAAG TTCCTCATTAACAAAGAGGGTCAAGTGGTTAAGAGATACAGCCCCATGGATGATCCAGTT GTGATCGAAAAGGATCTTCCAGATTATATTTAA
- the GPX4 gene encoding phospholipid hydroperoxide glutathione peroxidase GPX4 isoform X1 — protein sequence MFKTLCGGAGRSVLLGAVSGVFGRRAMSFLQACLIALWLIDVPKCAHVDDWKKAKSIYEFSATDIDGSAVSLEKYRGFVCIIVNVASKUGKTPVNYTQLVNLHAKYAESGLRILGFPCNQFGKQEPGDEAQIKDFAASYQVKFDMFSKIDVNGDGAHPLWKWMKAQPKGRGTLGDAIKWNFTKFLINKEGQVVKRYSPMDDPVVIEKDLPDYI from the exons ATGTTCAAAACGCTGTGTGGTGGCGCTGGTCGGTCAGTCCTGCTCGGCGCTGTGAGCGGAGTGTTCGGCAGGAGAGCCATG AGTTTCCTACAAGCCTGTCTAATAGCTCTGTGGCTCATTGATGTACCGAAG TGTGCGCATGTGGATGACTGGAAGAAGGCCAAAAGCATCTATGAGTTCTCTGCTACGGACATTGATGGCAGTGCAGTGTCCCTGGAGAAATACAG AGGCTTTGTCTGCATCATTGTAAATGTAGCATCCAAATGAGGAAAAACTCCAGTAAACTACACTCAGCTTGTTAACCTTCACGCCAAATATGCTGAGAGTGGTTTACGCATCCTTGGGTTTCCTTGCAACCAGTTTGGGAAACAg GAACCTGGGGATGAAgctcaaataaaggactttgctgCTTCCTACCAGGTGAAATTTGACATGTTCAGTAAGATCGATGTCAACGGTGATGGTGCCCACCCTTTGTGGAAATGGATGAAGGCTCAACCCAAAGGGAGGGGTACTCTTGGGGA TGCAATTAAGTGGAATTTTACCAAG TTCCTCATTAACAAAGAGGGTCAAGTGGTTAAGAGATACAGCCCCATGGATGATCCAGTT GTGATCGAAAAGGATCTTCCAGATTATATTTAA